Proteins co-encoded in one Flavobacterium sp. M31R6 genomic window:
- a CDS encoding aminotransferase class V-fold PLP-dependent enzyme: protein MLDIQKIRADFPILSQKVNGKPLVYFDNGATSQKPQVVIDAISTYYQEINANIHRGVHTLSQLATDAYEVSRAKIQNHINAKFLHEVLFTSGTTFGINLVANGFASILKPGDEVLVSALEHHSNIVPWQMLCEKTGATLKVIPMNENGELIMSEYDKLLSPKTKIVTVNHISNALGTINPIKYMIDKAHEVGAAILIDGAQAVPHLKPDVQALDCDFYVFSGHKMCGPTGTGVLYGKEAWLNKLPPYQGGGEMIKEVTFEKTTYADLPHKFEAGTPNIAGGIVLGTAIDYMNEIGFENIQKQELELLDHATKRLLEIDGLRIFGTSETKTSVISFNIDGIHPYDIGTIIDKLGIAVRTGHHCAQPIMNFFGIPGTIRASFSFYNTKEEIDLMVEAVKKAQMMLS, encoded by the coding sequence ATGTTAGATATTCAAAAAATAAGAGCCGACTTTCCTATTCTTTCACAAAAAGTAAACGGAAAGCCTTTAGTATATTTCGATAACGGAGCCACTTCACAAAAACCGCAAGTGGTTATTGATGCAATTTCAACCTATTATCAAGAAATAAATGCAAATATTCATAGAGGAGTCCATACATTGAGCCAGTTGGCGACAGATGCCTATGAAGTTTCCCGTGCAAAAATCCAAAATCATATTAATGCTAAATTCCTTCACGAAGTACTTTTTACTTCTGGAACTACTTTTGGCATCAACTTAGTGGCCAATGGATTTGCTTCGATTCTAAAACCAGGTGATGAAGTGTTGGTTTCAGCATTGGAACACCACAGCAATATTGTGCCTTGGCAAATGTTGTGTGAAAAAACAGGAGCCACACTCAAAGTCATTCCGATGAATGAAAATGGAGAATTGATAATGAGTGAATACGATAAGCTGCTTTCTCCAAAAACCAAAATCGTAACGGTTAACCATATTTCGAATGCATTGGGAACTATCAATCCAATCAAGTATATGATTGACAAAGCACACGAAGTTGGAGCTGCAATTTTAATTGATGGTGCACAAGCTGTACCACATTTAAAACCAGATGTTCAGGCTTTAGATTGTGATTTCTATGTTTTTTCGGGACATAAAATGTGTGGGCCAACAGGAACAGGAGTTTTATACGGAAAAGAAGCTTGGTTGAATAAACTTCCTCCTTATCAAGGTGGTGGCGAAATGATTAAAGAGGTTACTTTTGAAAAAACCACTTATGCCGATTTACCACATAAATTTGAAGCGGGAACACCCAATATCGCTGGTGGTATTGTTTTAGGAACTGCGATTGATTATATGAATGAAATTGGTTTTGAAAATATTCAGAAGCAAGAATTGGAATTATTGGATCACGCCACCAAGCGATTATTAGAAATAGACGGTTTGAGAATTTTTGGTACTTCTGAAACAAAAACTTCGGTAATCTCATTTAACATTGATGGTATTCATCCGTATGACATTGGAACCATCATTGACAAATTGGGAATCGCAGTAAGAACGGGTCACCATTGCGCGCAACCTATTATGAATTTCTTTGGTATTCCAGGAACGATCCGAGCTTCATTTTCTTTTTACAATACTAAAGAAGAAATTGATTTAATGGTCGAAGCAGTGAAAAAAGCCCAAATGATGCTATCTTAA
- a CDS encoding SUF system Fe-S cluster assembly protein → MTEEINTAELGESIVKKLKTIYDPEIPVDIYELGLIYDVMVNTDYEVKILMTLTSPNCPVAESLPREVEEKVKSIEHIKDAEVEITFDPPWSKDLMSEEAKLELGML, encoded by the coding sequence ATGACAGAAGAAATAAACACCGCAGAATTAGGAGAATCAATCGTAAAAAAATTAAAAACTATTTACGATCCCGAGATTCCAGTTGATATTTACGAATTAGGATTGATTTATGACGTAATGGTCAATACCGATTATGAAGTAAAAATATTAATGACCCTTACTTCACCAAACTGTCCAGTAGCAGAGAGTTTACCAAGAGAGGTAGAGGAAAAAGTAAAATCAATCGAACATATAAAAGATGCTGAAGTCGAAATCACTTTTGACCCGCCATGGAGCAAAGACTTGATGAGCGAAGAAGCAAAATTAGAATTAGGGATGTTGTAA
- the hflX gene encoding GTPase HflX → MLEKETINFEKTAIVGIVTQNQSEEKLNEYLDELEFLTFTAGGEVVKRFSQKMERPNPKTFVGTGKLEEICLFVKENDISTLVFDDELSPSQQKNISKIIDCKILDRTHLILDIFAQRAETSYARTQVELAQCQYLLPRLSGMWTHLERQKGGIGMRGPGETEIETDRRIVRDRIALLKEKIKTIDKQMGVQRSNRGAMVRVALVGYTNVGKSTLMNAVGKSDVFVENKLFATLDTTVRKVVIKNLPFLLSDTVGFIRKLPTQLVDSFKSTLDEVREADLLLHVVDISHPEFEDHIESVNQTLMDIKANDKPVIMVFNKIDAYKHLTIDEDDLMTEKTPRHFTLEDWKQTWMHRLGGEKALFISATNKENFEEFRERVYEAVRQIHITRFPYNKFLYPDYKDAVEKEEKDEDNE, encoded by the coding sequence ATGTTAGAAAAAGAAACAATAAATTTCGAAAAAACGGCTATTGTTGGTATTGTTACCCAAAACCAAAGTGAAGAGAAACTCAATGAATATCTTGATGAATTGGAGTTTTTGACATTTACCGCAGGAGGTGAAGTGGTGAAACGTTTTTCGCAAAAAATGGAACGTCCCAATCCTAAAACTTTTGTGGGGACAGGAAAACTGGAAGAAATTTGTCTTTTTGTAAAAGAGAATGATATATCGACTCTCGTATTTGACGATGAATTATCACCTTCTCAACAAAAGAATATTTCCAAAATAATTGACTGTAAAATATTAGATAGAACTCACCTTATCCTTGATATTTTTGCTCAAAGAGCTGAGACCTCTTACGCCAGAACTCAGGTAGAATTGGCACAATGCCAATATTTATTACCGAGACTTTCCGGAATGTGGACTCACTTGGAACGTCAAAAAGGTGGTATTGGAATGCGTGGACCTGGAGAAACTGAGATAGAAACGGACAGACGTATAGTACGTGATAGAATAGCGTTATTAAAAGAGAAGATTAAAACCATTGATAAACAAATGGGAGTGCAACGCAGCAATCGCGGTGCGATGGTTCGTGTTGCTTTGGTGGGATACACCAATGTTGGAAAATCTACTTTGATGAATGCTGTTGGGAAAAGCGATGTATTTGTAGAAAACAAACTTTTTGCGACATTAGACACTACCGTTCGAAAAGTGGTTATTAAGAACTTGCCTTTTTTGTTATCTGATACGGTAGGGTTTATTAGAAAATTGCCAACCCAATTGGTGGATTCGTTCAAGAGTACATTGGATGAAGTTCGTGAAGCCGATTTATTATTGCACGTTGTCGATATTTCGCATCCCGAGTTTGAAGATCATATTGAGTCAGTAAACCAGACGCTGATGGACATTAAGGCCAATGATAAACCGGTTATAATGGTGTTCAATAAAATAGACGCGTACAAACATCTGACTATTGACGAAGATGATTTAATGACCGAGAAAACTCCAAGACATTTTACTCTTGAGGATTGGAAGCAAACTTGGATGCACCGATTAGGGGGCGAAAAAGCTTTGTTTATTTCGGCAACGAATAAAGAAAATTTCGAAGAATTTAGGGAGCGTGTCTACGAAGCTGTTCGTCAAATTCACATTACCCGTTTTCCATACAATAAATTTTTATATCCAGATTATAAAGATGCGGTGGAGAAGGAAGAGAAAGATGAAGATAATGAATAA
- a CDS encoding SufE family protein yields MTIKEIQNEIIDEFSMFDDWMQRYEYIIDLGKNLPLIKEEFKTDNNLIKGCQSKVWLQGEQNDDKIIFTADSDAILTKGIIAILIRAFSNQKAIDILNADTDFIDEIGLKEHLSPTRANGLVSMIKNIKMYALAFDAKK; encoded by the coding sequence ATGACAATAAAAGAAATACAAAACGAAATTATAGATGAATTCTCCATGTTTGACGACTGGATGCAGCGTTATGAATACATTATTGATTTAGGCAAAAATCTTCCTTTAATTAAGGAAGAATTCAAAACTGACAATAACTTAATCAAAGGATGTCAATCCAAAGTATGGTTGCAAGGAGAACAAAACGATGACAAAATCATCTTTACAGCCGATAGCGATGCGATTTTGACCAAAGGAATTATCGCTATTTTGATCCGTGCTTTTTCAAACCAAAAAGCAATTGATATATTAAACGCAGATACGGATTTTATTGATGAAATCGGTTTGAAAGAACATCTTTCACCAACAAGAGCGAACGGTTTGGTTTCGATGATAAAAAATATTAAAATGTACGCATTGGCATTCGATGCTAAGAAATAG
- a CDS encoding DUF3078 domain-containing protein, with protein sequence MKKIILLVCLLPLSTLLRAQSSEKDLIKKTEDAAKKIEDTIPNGWKSTGKVTFLFNQANFNNWVAGGENSFSGNLGLDYKIDYKKDDYSWENRILASYGLLQTQNSNFEKKTDDQVEINSIVAKKTKSYWYYSFLVNFRTQFTKGYLYSNDVNGAEIREEHTNFMSPGYLLFGPGMYWKKTENFKINLAPLTSKFTFVDSGYTSIPGYVDGDYFGVDANKSMLYQLGFNATAYYKFTIMENVTAENLLNLYSNYLKDPQNIDINYNLIIVMKINKVLSANLNFQAIYDDDAFAGFQTKEVFGVGLNYNF encoded by the coding sequence ATGAAAAAAATCATATTGTTAGTCTGTCTACTTCCCCTTTCAACACTGCTTCGTGCACAATCTTCTGAAAAAGATCTAATCAAAAAAACAGAAGATGCAGCAAAAAAAATTGAAGACACTATCCCGAACGGTTGGAAGTCAACCGGGAAAGTTACATTTCTTTTTAACCAAGCCAACTTTAACAACTGGGTTGCCGGAGGCGAAAATAGCTTTTCGGGAAATCTAGGACTTGATTATAAAATCGATTATAAAAAAGACGATTATTCATGGGAAAATAGAATTCTAGCTTCCTATGGTTTATTGCAAACACAAAACTCCAATTTTGAAAAGAAAACGGATGATCAGGTCGAAATCAATTCCATAGTAGCCAAAAAAACAAAAAGCTACTGGTATTATTCGTTTCTGGTAAATTTTAGAACCCAATTTACCAAAGGCTACTTATATTCCAATGATGTCAATGGTGCCGAAATAAGAGAAGAACACACCAATTTTATGTCACCAGGCTACTTACTATTTGGTCCAGGAATGTATTGGAAAAAAACCGAAAATTTCAAAATAAATTTAGCGCCATTAACCTCCAAATTTACATTTGTAGACAGTGGCTATACTTCCATTCCTGGATATGTGGATGGTGATTATTTTGGAGTTGATGCGAACAAAAGTATGCTTTATCAGCTAGGTTTTAATGCAACAGCTTATTATAAATTCACGATAATGGAAAACGTTACTGCCGAAAATCTTTTGAATTTATATTCTAATTATCTAAAAGATCCACAAAATATTGACATCAATTACAACTTAATTATAGTGATGAAAATAAACAAAGTATTATCGGCCAATCTAAATTTTCAAGCCATTTATGATGATGATGCTTTTGCTGGTTTCCAAACCAAAGAAGTATTTGGTGTAGGACTGAATTATAATTTTTAG
- a CDS encoding murein hydrolase activator EnvC: MLKYFLSFIFLITTTLTWSQDNQKKLEERKAKIQKEILENETKLQTVKKKETTATKAIVLQSNKIKLKEELIATTEKQTSLLGNSIVANQAQIAKLEKELQLLKEDYAKMIVQSYKSRSEESRAMFLLSSESFLQAYKRAQYMKQYTNYRHMQGQEIKSKTNVLYTFNAKLDVQKSAKEQLIAENDKERLSLEKEKQEQLKLVESLKKDKKKIIAEIKKKQQEAKTIDRKIDKLIREAIAEANRKAAREKAEKLAKEKAKADAIAKAKAQAAAKAIALEKAKAIEKKKEIEKANALAAAQAKANSKPKPKPIPIPKEVEKAIAQEVPVVSKETSVTQQAVAVSTTKMDLSPKDKVDSDNFKANKGKLPWPVERGFISLGYGDQFHPVYKELQIHNSGLEFTTDSGSSARAVFSGVVTSVIIISPVNKLVMLQHGDFFTIYQNLSSVNVSKGDNVSIRQSLGKIKTNGDGKTILKFAITQNTTYTNPRSWLAGK; this comes from the coding sequence ATGTTAAAATATTTTCTAAGTTTTATTTTTCTAATAACAACAACTCTGACTTGGAGTCAAGACAATCAAAAAAAATTAGAAGAGCGTAAAGCTAAAATTCAAAAGGAGATTCTAGAAAACGAAACCAAACTTCAAACGGTAAAGAAGAAAGAAACAACGGCGACCAAAGCGATTGTCTTACAAAGCAACAAAATTAAACTTAAGGAAGAATTGATTGCTACTACCGAAAAACAAACATCGCTTCTAGGAAATTCGATAGTTGCCAATCAAGCGCAAATTGCAAAATTGGAAAAGGAACTACAATTGCTCAAAGAGGATTATGCCAAAATGATTGTTCAATCCTATAAAAGCCGTTCCGAAGAAAGTCGTGCTATGTTTTTGTTGTCATCAGAAAGTTTTTTACAAGCTTATAAAAGGGCTCAGTATATGAAACAATATACAAACTATAGACACATGCAAGGACAAGAAATAAAATCCAAAACGAATGTGCTTTATACTTTTAATGCCAAATTGGATGTTCAAAAAAGTGCCAAAGAACAACTCATAGCCGAAAATGATAAAGAACGGTTGTCTTTGGAAAAAGAAAAGCAGGAACAATTAAAACTGGTGGAGTCTTTAAAGAAAGACAAAAAGAAAATTATTGCCGAAATAAAGAAAAAGCAACAAGAGGCTAAAACGATAGACAGAAAAATCGATAAATTAATTCGCGAGGCCATCGCTGAAGCCAATAGAAAAGCAGCTAGGGAAAAAGCGGAAAAACTAGCGAAAGAAAAAGCTAAAGCCGATGCAATAGCAAAAGCTAAAGCCCAAGCAGCCGCTAAAGCTATTGCCTTAGAAAAAGCCAAAGCAATAGAAAAGAAAAAGGAAATCGAGAAAGCCAATGCATTAGCTGCAGCGCAAGCAAAAGCCAATTCGAAACCAAAACCAAAGCCAATTCCGATTCCGAAGGAAGTTGAAAAAGCCATTGCTCAGGAAGTGCCAGTCGTTTCGAAGGAAACATCAGTCACTCAACAAGCTGTAGCTGTTTCAACCACAAAAATGGATTTATCTCCTAAAGACAAAGTGGATTCGGATAATTTTAAAGCGAATAAAGGAAAATTGCCTTGGCCAGTCGAAAGAGGATTTATCTCTTTGGGTTATGGTGATCAATTCCATCCGGTGTATAAAGAACTTCAAATCCACAACAGCGGATTGGAATTCACCACCGATTCCGGTTCCAGTGCCAGAGCCGTTTTTTCTGGGGTAGTTACGAGCGTTATTATTATTTCCCCCGTGAATAAATTGGTGATGCTCCAACATGGTGATTTTTTTACCATATATCAAAACTTGAGTTCGGTTAATGTAAGTAAAGGAGACAATGTGAGCATAAGACAAAGTTTAGGGAAAATAAAAACCAATGGCGATGGGAAAACAATATTGAAATTTGCGATCACCCAAAATACAACCTACACTAACCCGAGGTCCTGGCTAGCGGGAAAATAG
- a CDS encoding serine hydrolase produces MKKYFKIGVFIFFLFLVYFGFATYPKLEVISGFSAKSVTSAHFIDHRSQEIIEKSDNDFDVIGWATNEINESGRFVTSNVFGLKKRKAIYREGLGATLINDGFDVTKPYEIPKRTKSSSKLPFPYGDAEPKDTVFANVDYAKLNQAVANAFDAKGEDEKRTRSVLVIYKDKIIAEKYADGFTKNSIILGWSMTKSITGTLFGILQKQGRFDIYKPAPVAEWQNDNRKYITTNDLLHMNSGLEWDEYYDRICDATKMLFQDKDMTQSQLIKPAVFKPNTHWNYSSGTTNLLSGILRKQFKTHREYLDFWYSALIDKIGMYSMVIESDMAGNYVGSSYGWATTRDWSKLGLLYLHKGNWNGEQIFDASWSKYVSTPTNTSNGKYGAQFWLNAGGFYPDAPRDLYSCNGFQGQKVFIIPSQDLVIVRMGLTGDSKFDFNSLLKGIVGSVKKD; encoded by the coding sequence ATGAAAAAGTATTTTAAAATAGGTGTTTTTATCTTTTTTCTGTTTTTGGTTTATTTTGGTTTTGCCACTTATCCCAAGCTAGAAGTGATATCCGGATTTTCGGCCAAAAGTGTGACTTCTGCCCATTTTATTGACCATCGTTCACAGGAGATTATCGAAAAAAGCGATAATGATTTTGATGTGATAGGTTGGGCGACCAATGAAATCAATGAATCGGGTAGATTTGTGACATCGAATGTTTTTGGTTTAAAAAAGCGAAAAGCAATTTACAGGGAAGGTTTGGGAGCTACATTAATCAATGATGGTTTTGATGTTACGAAGCCGTATGAAATTCCAAAAAGAACTAAATCAAGCAGTAAACTTCCTTTTCCTTATGGAGATGCAGAGCCTAAAGACACGGTTTTTGCCAATGTGGATTATGCCAAATTGAATCAGGCTGTCGCCAATGCTTTTGATGCCAAAGGGGAGGATGAGAAAAGAACGCGTTCGGTTTTGGTTATTTACAAAGACAAGATTATTGCTGAGAAATACGCTGATGGTTTTACGAAAAATAGTATTATTTTGGGTTGGTCTATGACCAAAAGCATTACGGGGACGCTTTTTGGAATACTTCAAAAGCAAGGGCGATTTGATATCTACAAACCTGCACCTGTTGCCGAATGGCAAAATGACAATCGAAAATACATTACGACCAATGATTTATTGCATATGAATTCCGGTTTGGAATGGGATGAATATTATGACAGAATCTGTGATGCCACAAAGATGCTTTTTCAAGACAAAGATATGACACAATCTCAATTGATAAAACCAGCAGTATTCAAACCAAACACACATTGGAATTATTCTTCTGGAACAACCAATTTGCTTTCGGGAATTTTGCGGAAGCAGTTCAAAACGCACCGGGAATATTTGGATTTTTGGTATTCGGCTTTAATTGATAAAATCGGAATGTATTCGATGGTAATTGAAAGCGATATGGCAGGGAATTATGTTGGTTCGTCTTATGGCTGGGCAACGACAAGGGATTGGTCCAAATTAGGATTGCTGTATTTGCATAAAGGCAATTGGAATGGTGAACAAATATTTGATGCAAGTTGGTCGAAATATGTATCAACGCCAACAAATACTTCAAACGGAAAATACGGTGCACAATTTTGGCTCAATGCTGGAGGCTTCTATCCAGATGCTCCAAGAGATTTGTATTCCTGCAATGGTTTTCAGGGACAAAAAGTGTTTATTATTCCATCACAGGATTTGGTCATTGTCAGAATGGGTTTAACTGGTGATTCTAAATTTGATTTTAATAGTTTGTTAAAAGGGATTGTCGGGAGTGTGAAGAAAGATTAA
- the sufD gene encoding Fe-S cluster assembly protein SufD: protein MELKEKLLSSFMAFEERVDVHSELHNVRTAAIKNFENKGFPTKKEESWKYTSLNAILKNDFSVFPKTENAIQYSDVKKYFLHEIDTYKVVFVDGVFSSHLSSTTHDGIDVCLMSSALNKPKYKMIIDTYFNKIASKEESLTSLNTAFANEGAYINIPKSKVADKPIEIMYFSTGSETALLVQPRNLIIVGENSHVQIIERHQSLNENPVLTNSVTEIFAQKRAIVDYYKIQNDNLEANLIDNTYVSQKQESHVSVHTFSFGGNLTRNNLNFYHFGERLTSTLNGITIIVDNQHVDHYTLVNHATPNCESFQDYKGIFNDRSTGVFNGKVYVEREAQKTNAFQKSNNILLSDKATINAKPQLEIFADDVKCSHGCTIGQLDETAMFYMQQRGIPKKEAKALLMYAFSNAVIENIKIPELKQRITKIIAMKLGVKIGFDL from the coding sequence ATGGAGCTTAAAGAAAAATTACTATCGTCTTTTATGGCTTTTGAAGAGCGCGTCGATGTTCATTCGGAACTTCACAATGTGCGAACTGCAGCCATAAAAAACTTCGAAAATAAAGGATTCCCAACCAAAAAAGAAGAAAGTTGGAAATACACTTCGCTAAATGCTATCTTAAAAAATGATTTTAGCGTTTTTCCAAAAACAGAAAATGCCATTCAATATAGCGATGTAAAAAAGTACTTTTTACACGAAATAGACACCTACAAAGTAGTTTTTGTAGATGGTGTTTTTAGTTCCCATTTATCTTCGACTACTCACGACGGCATCGATGTTTGCTTAATGTCATCGGCATTAAACAAACCAAAATATAAAATGATTATTGATACTTACTTCAATAAGATTGCAAGCAAAGAGGAAAGTTTAACTTCTTTGAATACGGCTTTTGCCAATGAAGGAGCCTACATCAATATTCCAAAAAGCAAAGTTGCCGACAAGCCTATCGAGATCATGTATTTCTCTACAGGAAGCGAAACTGCACTTTTGGTTCAGCCAAGAAACTTGATTATTGTTGGTGAAAACTCACACGTACAAATCATAGAACGTCATCAAAGTTTGAACGAAAATCCAGTTTTAACCAATTCGGTCACCGAGATTTTTGCTCAAAAAAGGGCCATTGTGGATTATTATAAAATTCAAAATGACAACCTGGAAGCCAATTTGATTGACAACACTTATGTTTCCCAAAAACAGGAAAGTCACGTTTCGGTTCACACTTTCTCTTTTGGAGGAAACTTAACCAGAAACAATTTGAATTTCTACCACTTTGGAGAAAGATTGACTAGTACCTTGAACGGAATCACTATTATTGTTGATAATCAACACGTTGATCACTATACATTAGTGAACCACGCAACACCTAATTGTGAAAGTTTCCAAGATTACAAAGGAATCTTTAACGACCGATCCACAGGAGTTTTCAACGGAAAAGTATATGTGGAAAGAGAAGCTCAAAAAACAAACGCTTTTCAAAAAAGCAATAACATTCTGTTGAGCGACAAAGCAACCATTAACGCTAAACCGCAATTGGAAATTTTTGCAGATGATGTAAAATGTTCACACGGTTGTACTATTGGGCAACTAGACGAAACTGCTATGTTCTATATGCAACAACGCGGAATTCCTAAAAAAGAGGCCAAAGCATTATTAATGTACGCTTTCTCGAATGCCGTTATCGAAAACATCAAAATACCGGAATTAAAACAACGAATCACCAAAATTATTGCCATGAAATTGGGCGTTAAAATTGGATTTGATTTGTAA
- a CDS encoding Bax inhibitor-1/YccA family protein — protein sequence MNSNNPFLNNKTFSTAVSRKDDVHQATVIDENQDMTLAGTINRSLILFLLLIASATVIWWATFNGLNPIVPAFGGAIVGLILVVISAFKPQYSPYLAPGYALFEGLFIGGVSAIFEVQYPGIVTQAVGATFVTFAVCLGLYKYKIVKVTEQFKSVVVAATCAIATYYLISWLFSMFTSFTPVHYGNSMMSIGISVFVIVIAALNLFLDFDRIEKGVEQKMPKFMEWYGAMGLMITLVWLYIEFLRLLSKLSKK from the coding sequence ATGAATTCGAATAATCCTTTTTTAAACAACAAAACATTTTCAACTGCTGTTTCAAGAAAAGACGACGTGCATCAGGCCACTGTTATTGATGAGAATCAAGACATGACTTTGGCGGGAACCATCAATAGAAGTTTAATTCTTTTTTTATTGCTTATTGCTTCCGCAACGGTAATTTGGTGGGCCACTTTTAATGGTCTGAATCCAATAGTTCCTGCATTTGGAGGCGCTATAGTTGGATTGATTTTAGTTGTAATCTCAGCATTCAAACCTCAATATTCTCCTTATTTAGCGCCGGGTTATGCCCTTTTTGAAGGATTGTTCATCGGTGGAGTTTCAGCTATTTTTGAAGTTCAGTACCCAGGAATTGTAACACAGGCAGTTGGAGCTACTTTTGTCACTTTTGCTGTTTGTCTAGGTTTGTATAAATACAAAATTGTAAAAGTAACCGAACAATTCAAATCGGTTGTTGTTGCAGCGACATGTGCAATTGCCACTTACTATTTAATTTCTTGGTTGTTCTCCATGTTTACTAGTTTTACGCCTGTACATTATGGAAACTCTATGATGAGTATTGGAATTAGTGTATTTGTGATTGTAATTGCAGCATTAAACTTGTTCTTGGATTTTGACAGAATAGAAAAAGGAGTTGAGCAAAAAATGCCAAAATTCATGGAATGGTACGGAGCAATGGGTTTAATGATAACGCTTGTGTGGTTGTATATTGAATTTTTAAGATTGCTATCCAAACTGTCCAAAAAATAA
- a CDS encoding GxxExxY protein → MVTKKYLTDLVYRVNGAAIEVHKHLGPGLLESIYHKCLIRELILREINFQSELIIPIEYKGLELESELRCDLFIEKCLVLELKAVDKIAPIYVAQLISYMNLLEAPIGLMINFNVENIFHQGQKTYVNSLYNRLED, encoded by the coding sequence ATGGTCACAAAAAAATATCTAACCGATTTAGTATATCGGGTTAACGGAGCAGCTATAGAAGTTCATAAACATTTAGGTCCTGGTCTTTTAGAAAGTATTTATCATAAATGCTTGATTAGAGAATTGATATTGAGAGAAATTAATTTTCAATCTGAATTAATCATACCTATTGAATATAAAGGGCTCGAATTAGAATCTGAATTAAGATGTGATTTATTTATAGAAAAGTGTTTAGTTTTGGAACTTAAAGCGGTTGATAAAATTGCACCTATTTATGTAGCTCAATTAATATCTTATATGAACTTATTGGAAGCACCTATTGGCTTAATGATTAATTTTAATGTTGAAAATATTTTTCATCAAGGTCAAAAAACGTATGTTAACTCATTATATAATAGACTTGAAGATTAA
- a CDS encoding DUF2480 family protein, with translation MEQIINKVANSVLEVFDLEDYYPAGTRVQIDISQWLLEGFLLKEKDFREQLNNQDWSQYQDQYVAVSCGTDAIIPKWAIILVTMHLAPYAKKIVNGYMEDLDSALYDELLPKIDYSAYQDKPVIIKGCSRKPVPMRAYVLAAQYLQPYARSIMYGEACSAVPLYKSAKK, from the coding sequence ATGGAACAAATAATCAATAAAGTAGCGAATAGTGTTCTGGAAGTTTTCGATCTTGAAGACTATTATCCGGCAGGAACTCGTGTGCAAATCGATATTTCACAATGGCTTCTTGAGGGTTTTTTGTTAAAAGAAAAAGACTTTAGAGAACAGCTCAACAATCAGGATTGGTCACAATATCAAGATCAATATGTTGCTGTTTCGTGTGGTACCGATGCCATTATCCCAAAGTGGGCGATAATCTTAGTGACTATGCATTTGGCTCCTTATGCCAAGAAAATTGTAAATGGTTATATGGAAGATTTAGACTCCGCTTTGTATGATGAGTTGCTTCCAAAAATCGATTACAGCGCTTATCAGGATAAGCCTGTTATCATAAAAGGCTGCTCGAGAAAACCAGTTCCTATGCGAGCTTATGTCTTGGCGGCACAATACCTGCAACCTTACGCCAGAAGCATAATGTATGGAGAAGCTTGTTCGGCTGTCCCTTTATACAAATCGGCAAAAAAATAA